AGGAAGACGAGCACCGTTGGCAGCAGGTGGATGCCCATCCAGCTTACGACCCAGTATCGCTTCCCGTGACGCTCGCGCAACATTACATACCGCCAATCCTCATCCCGAAGTCCGTTCCAGCGGCGGACCCAGTTCATCGTCAGCCGCACCGCCCACACGAGTACCAGCGCGAGGACGATGGCCGGTCTGATCAGCACGTCGGCACCGACTCCGACCAACCACCAGTACGCCGCGATGACGACAGGCGCCACGCTCCAGTACGGGTCATACACACTTGAGTTATCCAGCCGAAGACTGAACTCGAAGATCAGCGCTGTGCCCACCAGATCGGCCAGCGCAGCAACCCAGATCGGCGGCAGATCCGATACGTACATACCGACGAGAGCCGAAACAATAAGCGCCAACAAATACGCTCCGGCAACGACCAGACGGTCGCGAGCAGTAGAACTCCCCGGCACGAATGCGTCGTCTGTCATGCTGTGCAGCCCCGGGCATCCACCGGTATCGTCTCGATAACCTCGTCTCCGTCGACGAGGTACATCTCGTTGCGAGAATGAACAGTCACGCAGGCGTGATTCGGGACAAACTGGACGCGGTCCTCAACCTGAAGCGTCGACCCGCCGTGTACTTCGACCCATGCATGTTCCTCGGAAAGCGTCACGATGGAAGCGTGTGGGAGAGGCGTCATGGTTCTGGGATTGTACAGCAAGATGCCGTATCCATCCGTACCAAAACCACGATCGGAGGTGACAACTTTCTTCCCGGCGTCCAGGTACACACGCTCCGTTCCCGTCCGATCTCGACGTCGGCTGATCACCGTCGCCAGCACGGTGAGTGCACAGTTTTCAATGCCCGTAGTCGTCAGCCCAACCTGCGAGGCATCGTTGAACACGTAGTTGCCGGGCCGCACCTCAGTAATCGTGAGGCCTTCATGCGAAACATTCTCGAACCTTGACATGCTGGGTGTCGAGCCTATGCTGATCTCCTCCGAATGAAGGCCAGCAGCCTCAAGGCTTGCAGCAATCGTCAGAATTCGGACTCGCTCATCCTTTGCGTGGCGATCGAGTGCTTCGCCGGCCGTTTCACCGTTACGAGTCGGACCGTGATATCCCTGGCCTGCGTGTGTGAGTAACCCGCGAAACATCAGTCCCGGGAGATTCGAGACGTGCCGTACGAAGTCCGTTGCGTCATCATCGTCCCACGAGATGCCGCATCGTCCGTGGCCCGTGTCGACTTCCACCAGCACATCCAGCGAGGGACCGTTGCCGGCAAACCGCGACGAGAGCGCGTTCGCCCCCTCAATGGTGTCGACACAAACTGAAACTTTACACCGCTTATGCAGAGCCGCAACGCGATCCAACTTGTCACGCCCCACGATGTCGTACGCGATCCTGATGTCGTCGAATCCTGCGTCAGCAAACACCTCGGCCTCGGAGACTTTCGCGACCGTGATACCCACGGCCCCGCTCGCGACTTGACGGCGCGCGATTGCGATCGATTTGTGAGTCTTCATGTGAGGTCTCAGCCCCACGCTCTGCTGCGCGGCCATCTTCTGCATGCGATCGATATTGGCAGCCAGCCGCGACTCGTCGACCAGCAGCGCGGGTGTCGAAAGATCATCAAGAATCATCGGGAGATACGCGTTGGGGGATGAGGCTGGAGAGCCGCTGTTTCGCCGGGCGCCACCAAAATAGAAACCCGGCGCGGATCGTGCCCGGCCGGGTGTCAGAGACGGTGAGTTATGCGTTCAGTATAGGACCTACCGCGAGGTTCCTACCTGTCCCATGGCGACGCGCGCACGGTTTCGGGCACGTTCGAGAGCGGCCTCATACTTCTCGCGCTCGGCGGGCGGCGCCAGCTTCAAGGCGGCCTCGGCTCGCTCTTGCGCTTCCCGGGCACGCTCGACGTCGATGTCAGAACCTGGCTCGGCTGTCTCAGCCAGCACTGTTACGCGGTTGTCCAGGACTTCCAGGAATCCGCCGCTGGTGGCGAATACGATCTTGTCTCCCGAAATGGTCGTTACGTACAGCGGGCCGACTTCGAAAGCGGCGATCATGGGCGCGTGATTGTACAGGACCTCGAATGAGCCCTCGACGCCCGGCGCCCTCACACCCGTGGCCTCGCCCCGGAAGACGCTGCCCGATGGAGAAACAATATCGACGCGAATGGTCTTGGCCATCAACTACCTCGGAATCAGGCTTTCTGAAGCTGCTTCTCTCCTTCCTCGATGACTTCCTCGATCGCACCCTTGTACATGAAGGCCGATTCCGGCAGGTGGTCCAGCTCGCCGTCAAGAATCATCCTGAAGCCGCGAATGGTATCGCCGATTCGGACGTACTTGCCTTTGATGCCAATGAACTGCTCCGCCACGTGGAATGGCTGGCTCATGTAGCGCTGGGCGCGGCGCGCTCGTCCGACGACAAGCTTGTCCTCGTCACTCAACTCGTCCATTCCGAGGATCGCGATGATGTCCTGGAGTTCCTTGTATCGCTGCAGCAGCTGCTTGGTCTCCTGTGCCGTGTTGTAGTGCTCGTCTCCGAGTATGCGAGCATCGAGGATCCGGCTCGTCGAATCGAGGGGATCAATGGCCGGATAGATTCCAAGGGATGCGATCTGACGCGATAGCACGCTTGTCGCATCAAGGTGGGCAAAGGTCGTGGCCGGCGCCGGGTCGGTCAGGTCGTCGGCCGGAACATAGATGGCCTGAACCGAAGTGATCGATCCTGCTTTGGTGGAGGTGATCCTCTCCTGCAATTCGCCCATCTCTGTGGCGAGGGTCGGCTGGTACCCCACGGCACTGGGCATTCGGCCCAGGAGTGCGGATACTTCAGATCCGGCCTGAGTGAAACGGAAGATATTGTCCACGAAGAAGAGCACGTCGCGTCCGCCCAGATCGCGAAAATATTCAGCGATCGTGAGGCCCGACAGCCCTACCCGGGCGCGGGCGCCCGGCGGCTCGTTCATCTGCCCGAAGACCAGAGTGGCCTGGCTCTGGATGACCTCTTTCATATCGACCTTCGACAGGTCCCAGTTGCCTTCTTCCATCGACTTCATGAAGGCGTCGCCATAACGGATGACGCCGCTCTCGAGCATCTCGCGAAGCAGGTCATTGCCTTCTCTCGTACGCTCACCAACGCCGGCGAACACGGACATCCCCTCGTGCTCCTTCGCGATGTTGTTGATGAGCTCCATGATGAGAACGGTCTTTCCCACACCCGCGCCGCCGAAGAGTCCGATCTTTCCGCCACGGGAATACGGCTCAAGCAGGTCAACCACCTTGATACCCGTCTCGAGCATTTCGACCTTCGTCGACAGCTCGTCAAATGACGGTGGCGGTGAGTGAATCGGCCGCGTGCCTTCGATCTTCGGCTGCGGCAGACCATCAACGGCGTTGCCAATTACGTTGAAAAGGCGCCCGCGGATCTCTTCACCGACCGGCATAGCGATGGGCTTTTCGGTGTTCCTCACCGGCGTGCCGCGGCTAATGCCTTCGGTGGAGTCCATGGCAACGGTCCGGACGCGATTCTCGCCGAGGTGCTGCTGTACTTCGAGAACGAGTTCGTGACCGCCTGGTGCGTCAATGACGAGCGCATCCAGAATATCCGGGACGGCATCCGGGGCGAACTGGGCGTCTATGACGGGTCCTACGACCTGGACGACCTGTCCCATCGTGTCCTTGCTAACCTGCATCGGGTATGGAGTCTAACACTGGATAAAGGGTCCTTGGACCGGCGAACGTGCACAAATGGCTCGAAACACGGGTCTGCACGCAGCACTACTGAGAGCGTTGAAAATAAGACGGCGGACGCGATACTTTCCGCGAACAATCGGTCAAGAGGCGGGCTGCGGTCCACCGCCGTGCGCCTAC
The nucleotide sequence above comes from Rhodothermales bacterium. Encoded proteins:
- a CDS encoding D-TA family PLP-dependent enzyme, producing the protein MILDDLSTPALLVDESRLAANIDRMQKMAAQQSVGLRPHMKTHKSIAIARRQVASGAVGITVAKVSEAEVFADAGFDDIRIAYDIVGRDKLDRVAALHKRCKVSVCVDTIEGANALSSRFAGNGPSLDVLVEVDTGHGRCGISWDDDDATDFVRHVSNLPGLMFRGLLTHAGQGYHGPTRNGETAGEALDRHAKDERVRILTIAASLEAAGLHSEEISIGSTPSMSRFENVSHEGLTITEVRPGNYVFNDASQVGLTTTGIENCALTVLATVISRRRDRTGTERVYLDAGKKVVTSDRGFGTDGYGILLYNPRTMTPLPHASIVTLSEEHAWVEVHGGSTLQVEDRVQFVPNHACVTVHSRNEMYLVDGDEVIETIPVDARGCTA
- a CDS encoding F0F1 ATP synthase subunit beta, which encodes MQVSKDTMGQVVQVVGPVIDAQFAPDAVPDILDALVIDAPGGHELVLEVQQHLGENRVRTVAMDSTEGISRGTPVRNTEKPIAMPVGEEIRGRLFNVIGNAVDGLPQPKIEGTRPIHSPPPSFDELSTKVEMLETGIKVVDLLEPYSRGGKIGLFGGAGVGKTVLIMELINNIAKEHEGMSVFAGVGERTREGNDLLREMLESGVIRYGDAFMKSMEEGNWDLSKVDMKEVIQSQATLVFGQMNEPPGARARVGLSGLTIAEYFRDLGGRDVLFFVDNIFRFTQAGSEVSALLGRMPSAVGYQPTLATEMGELQERITSTKAGSITSVQAIYVPADDLTDPAPATTFAHLDATSVLSRQIASLGIYPAIDPLDSTSRILDARILGDEHYNTAQETKQLLQRYKELQDIIAILGMDELSDEDKLVVGRARRAQRYMSQPFHVAEQFIGIKGKYVRIGDTIRGFRMILDGELDHLPESAFMYKGAIEEVIEEGEKQLQKA
- a CDS encoding F0F1 ATP synthase subunit epsilon → MAKTIRVDIVSPSGSVFRGEATGVRAPGVEGSFEVLYNHAPMIAAFEVGPLYVTTISGDKIVFATSGGFLEVLDNRVTVLAETAEPGSDIDVERAREAQERAEAALKLAPPAEREKYEAALERARNRARVAMGQVGTSR
- a CDS encoding DUF1295 domain-containing protein; translated protein: MTDDAFVPGSSTARDRLVVAGAYLLALIVSALVGMYVSDLPPIWVAALADLVGTALIFEFSLRLDNSSVYDPYWSVAPVVIAAYWWLVGVGADVLIRPAIVLALVLVWAVRLTMNWVRRWNGLRDEDWRYVMLRERHGKRYWVVSWMGIHLLPTVLVFL